In Streptomyces sp. NBC_00414, a single window of DNA contains:
- a CDS encoding DMT family transporter → MGYVLLAGAIAAEVAATTAMKYSDGFSKLWPSVLTALGYVVAFLLLAQTLKTVSVGTAYAIWAGLGTAAIVVIGAVFLGEGLSFTKFAGIALIIGGVVVLNLGGAH, encoded by the coding sequence ATGGGATACGTGCTGCTCGCCGGAGCCATCGCCGCGGAAGTGGCCGCCACGACCGCCATGAAGTACAGCGACGGTTTCAGCAAGCTCTGGCCGTCGGTACTGACAGCCCTCGGCTATGTCGTCGCCTTCCTGCTGCTGGCGCAGACGCTCAAGACGGTGTCCGTCGGCACGGCGTACGCGATCTGGGCCGGGCTCGGCACGGCGGCCATCGTGGTGATCGGAGCGGTGTTCCTCGGGGAGGGGCTGAGCTTCACCAAGTTCGCCGGTATCGCGCTGATCATCGGCGGGGTCGTGGTGCTGAACCTGGGCGGAGCGCACTGA
- a CDS encoding TetR/AcrR family transcriptional regulator translates to MARRYDPERRQRIIDAAIRVVAAKGIAGLSHRSVAAEADVPLGSTTYHFKTLDELLVAALRQANEGFAKTVASREALLGCGTDLAAELAGLVGEWLTDDRTGVEVEYELYLAALRRPALRPVADECGRDFADVLARRTDPVTARALVALVDGICLQVLLTGAPYDEEYAREVLARVIGS, encoded by the coding sequence ATGGCCCGGCGTTACGACCCCGAACGGCGGCAGCGGATCATCGACGCGGCGATCCGGGTCGTGGCGGCCAAGGGCATCGCGGGGCTGAGCCATCGCTCGGTCGCGGCCGAGGCGGATGTGCCGCTCGGCTCGACGACGTACCACTTCAAGACCCTGGACGAGCTGCTGGTCGCGGCCTTGCGCCAGGCGAACGAGGGGTTCGCGAAGACGGTCGCCTCGCGCGAGGCGCTGCTCGGCTGTGGCACCGACCTCGCCGCCGAACTGGCCGGACTCGTCGGCGAATGGCTCACGGACGACCGCACAGGGGTGGAGGTGGAGTACGAGCTCTACCTCGCGGCGCTGCGGCGGCCGGCCCTGCGGCCCGTCGCCGACGAGTGCGGCCGGGACTTCGCCGACGTCCTCGCCCGCCGCACCGACCCGGTGACCGCGCGGGCGCTGGTCGCGCTGGTCGACGGCATCTGTCTGCAGGTACTGCTGACGGGGGCGCCGTACGACGAGGAGTACGCGCGGGAGGTGCTGGCGCGGGTGATCGGCTCCTGA
- a CDS encoding antibiotic biosynthesis monooxygenase family protein: MTRRTDVHPELDRPGVGAPFFSTWRVGTPDRQRATVESIAATWEKRPWPAEGLLGYYVHTGNDGTTLLHQSQWRSEQDHEAFVKVHRQERVDEIDVAVPGIERVGLDRYRRYRSGVRPSETRVPGCVVIVEIEFEGADPERQRAWVDAVFEALESEPNPHPGGISAHFHLSTDGTKVLNYAEWESAEAHLEAMGAPGDGVGSRTPQWERVQRYPGLKRSVVSRYSYALGLVPG; this comes from the coding sequence ATGACCCGTCGTACCGATGTGCACCCTGAACTGGACCGCCCCGGGGTCGGCGCCCCGTTCTTCAGTACGTGGCGGGTGGGGACCCCCGACCGGCAGCGGGCGACCGTCGAGTCGATCGCCGCCACCTGGGAGAAGCGGCCCTGGCCGGCCGAGGGGCTGCTCGGGTACTACGTCCACACCGGGAACGACGGCACGACCCTGCTGCACCAGTCGCAGTGGAGGAGCGAGCAGGACCACGAGGCGTTCGTGAAGGTCCACCGGCAGGAGCGGGTGGACGAGATCGACGTGGCCGTGCCCGGCATCGAGCGGGTCGGACTCGACCGGTACCGGAGGTATCGCAGCGGCGTCCGGCCCTCGGAGACCCGGGTGCCCGGCTGCGTCGTGATCGTCGAGATCGAGTTCGAAGGGGCGGACCCCGAGCGGCAACGGGCCTGGGTGGACGCGGTGTTCGAGGCGCTGGAGAGCGAGCCGAACCCGCATCCCGGTGGGATCTCCGCCCACTTCCACCTGAGCACCGACGGCACGAAGGTCCTCAACTACGCCGAGTGGGAGAGCGCCGAGGCGCACCTGGAGGCGATGGGCGCGCCCGGCGACGGGGTGGGGTCACGTACGCCGCAGTGGGAGCGCGTACAGAGGTATCCCGGGCTGAAGCGGTCCGTAGTGAGCCGGTACTCGTACGCCCTCGGTCTCGTTCCCGGCTGA
- a CDS encoding phage holin family protein, which yields MTGITDRRPDEHHSVGELVGQATEQLSELVRQEMQLAKQELTEKGRRAGRGGGLLGAAGAVAYVGLMALAATGVAALSLVLPVWAAALIVTAVLFVIAAVLAKTGRTQLGRATPPMPEKTLDSVRADVDEIKERAHR from the coding sequence ATGACCGGGATCACGGACCGGCGGCCGGACGAGCATCATTCGGTGGGTGAGCTCGTCGGGCAGGCTACCGAACAACTGTCCGAACTCGTACGACAGGAAATGCAGCTCGCGAAACAGGAGCTGACCGAGAAGGGGCGGCGCGCGGGGCGCGGCGGCGGGCTGCTCGGCGCGGCCGGCGCCGTCGCCTACGTGGGGCTGATGGCCCTTGCGGCGACCGGTGTCGCCGCACTCTCCCTGGTGCTGCCCGTGTGGGCGGCGGCGCTCATCGTCACCGCCGTGCTCTTCGTGATCGCGGCCGTGCTGGCGAAGACCGGCCGTACGCAACTGGGCCGGGCCACGCCGCCGATGCCTGAGAAGACGCTCGACAGCGTCCGGGCCGATGTCGACGAGATCAAGGAAAGGGCGCACCGATGA
- the sufU gene encoding Fe-S cluster assembly sulfur transfer protein SufU produces MKLDSMYQEVILDHYKHPHGRGLRDGDAEVHHVNPTCGDEITLRVKYDGTTISDVSYEGQGCSISQASASVLNELLVGRNLAEAQKIQETFLVLMQSKGRIEPDDAMEEVLEDAVAFAGVSKYPARVKCALLSWMAWKDATAQALGEADAERKTA; encoded by the coding sequence GTGAAGCTTGATTCGATGTACCAGGAAGTCATCCTGGACCACTACAAGCACCCCCACGGGCGGGGCTTGCGGGATGGCGATGCCGAAGTGCACCACGTCAACCCGACGTGCGGCGACGAGATCACGCTGCGCGTGAAGTACGACGGCACGACGATCAGCGACGTCTCGTACGAGGGCCAGGGCTGCTCCATCAGCCAGGCCTCGGCCTCCGTGCTGAACGAGCTGCTCGTGGGCAGGAACCTGGCCGAGGCGCAGAAGATCCAGGAGACCTTCCTGGTGCTGATGCAGTCCAAGGGTCGTATCGAGCCGGACGACGCGATGGAGGAGGTCCTGGAGGACGCGGTCGCGTTCGCCGGGGTCTCCAAGTACCCGGCCCGCGTGAAGTGCGCGTTGCTGAGCTGGATGGCCTGGAAGGATGCGACGGCCCAGGCCCTGGGCGAGGCCGACGCCGAAAGGAAGACCGCATGA
- a CDS encoding AbfB domain-containing protein has protein sequence MPERNTESAPDPSAHLPKVWETGETLDQSPIPGTRRLWLAGALLLAVLASTVTAVTVLDKDSDTSSKDRTENTSAVDEPLMAAPPAAATAPSGKSGLAAPAPSGTTPDSSTSPADADQRGGADPVPSPSASKSKSASGGKPPASKPSSSRKSVQAVNYPDRYWHLGHDSVGLDRVNAHSSSRTRQEASFKLVRGLADSSCVSFSLGNGRYLRHAQFRLRADRDNGSELFEKDATFCPRPSAFSEAVMLESVNYRGRFLRHRDFRLRLDPYENSRLYRSDSAFRLVKGLG, from the coding sequence ATGCCCGAAAGAAACACCGAGTCCGCTCCCGACCCGTCCGCGCACCTCCCGAAGGTGTGGGAGACGGGCGAGACCCTGGACCAGTCCCCCATACCCGGAACGCGCAGGCTGTGGCTGGCCGGAGCGCTCCTGCTGGCGGTCCTCGCCTCCACGGTGACCGCGGTCACCGTGCTGGACAAGGACAGTGACACCTCGTCGAAGGACCGGACCGAGAACACCTCCGCGGTGGACGAACCGCTGATGGCCGCCCCGCCCGCGGCCGCCACCGCGCCCAGCGGGAAGAGCGGTCTGGCCGCCCCCGCGCCCTCCGGGACCACCCCCGACAGCTCCACGTCACCCGCGGACGCGGATCAGCGGGGCGGCGCCGACCCCGTGCCGAGTCCGTCGGCGTCGAAGTCGAAGTCCGCGTCCGGCGGCAAGCCTCCGGCGTCCAAGCCCTCGTCCTCGCGGAAGTCCGTCCAGGCGGTGAACTACCCCGACCGCTACTGGCATCTCGGCCACGACTCCGTGGGGCTCGACCGGGTGAACGCGCACAGCTCCTCCCGGACCAGGCAGGAGGCGTCCTTCAAGCTCGTCCGCGGCCTCGCCGACTCCAGTTGCGTCTCGTTCTCCCTGGGCAACGGCCGCTATCTGCGCCACGCCCAGTTCCGGCTGCGCGCCGACCGCGACAACGGCTCCGAGCTCTTCGAGAAGGACGCGACGTTCTGCCCGCGCCCGTCGGCGTTCTCCGAGGCCGTCATGCTGGAGTCCGTCAACTACCGCGGCCGCTTCCTGCGCCACCGCGACTTCCGGCTCCGCCTCGACCCGTACGAGAACAGCCGCCTCTACCGGTCCGACTCGGCGTTCCGCCTGGTCAAGGGCCTGGGCTGA
- a CDS encoding SigE family RNA polymerase sigma factor — MDAQGHEAFREFVENRSSALLKTAVLLSGGDRHAAEDLLQNALIKAAGRWRRIDEPEAYVRQILYRQQVSRWRLKWRRRELTVAEPPETTDGAAAGADASSATELRVLMRGALARLTARQRTVLVLRYFEDLPEADVARILGCSVGTVRSTTHRSLAKLRALSPELALLGPADAEQDPSRDFSPVEVRP, encoded by the coding sequence ATGGATGCCCAGGGGCACGAGGCGTTCAGGGAGTTCGTGGAGAACAGGTCGTCGGCGCTGCTGAAGACCGCCGTGCTGCTCAGCGGCGGCGACCGGCACGCGGCCGAGGACCTGTTGCAGAACGCGTTGATCAAGGCCGCCGGACGATGGCGCCGGATCGACGAGCCGGAGGCGTACGTACGCCAGATCCTGTACCGGCAGCAGGTGAGCCGGTGGCGGCTGAAGTGGCGTCGGCGGGAGCTGACCGTCGCCGAGCCGCCCGAGACGACGGACGGAGCGGCGGCCGGGGCGGACGCCTCCTCCGCCACCGAACTGCGGGTCCTGATGCGCGGAGCGCTGGCGCGGCTCACCGCCCGGCAGCGGACCGTGCTCGTCCTGCGGTACTTCGAGGACCTGCCGGAGGCCGACGTGGCCCGGATCCTCGGCTGCTCGGTCGGGACCGTGAGGTCCACGACGCATCGCTCGCTCGCCAAACTGCGGGCCCTGTCACCGGAGTTGGCCCTACTCGGTCCGGCCGACGCCGAACAGGACCCGTCCCGCGACTTCTCGCCCGTGGAGGTACGTCCGTGA
- a CDS encoding cysteine desulfurase, whose protein sequence is MTQLSGLLDTEAIRKDFPILDRRVHDGKKLVYLDNAATSQKPRQVLDALSGYYENYNANVHRGVHVLAEEATALYEGARDKVAAFVNAPSRDEVIFTKNASESLNLVANMLGWADEPYRVDHETEIVITEMEHHSNIVPWQLLAQRTGAKLKWFGLTDDGRLDLSNIDEIITEKTKIVSFVLVSNILGTVNPVEAIVRRAQEVGALVCIDASQAAPHMPLDVQALQADFVAFTGHKMCGPTGIGVLWGRQELLEDLPPFLGGGEMIETVSMHSSTYAPAPHKFEAGTPPIAQAVGLGAAIDYLSAIGMDKILAHEHALTEYAVKRFAEVPGLRIIGPTTAEDRGAAISFTLGDIHPHDVGQVLDEQGIAVRVGHHCARPVCLRYGIPATTRASFYLYSTPTEIDALVDGLEHVRNFFG, encoded by the coding sequence GTGACACAGCTGTCGGGCCTCCTCGACACCGAGGCGATCCGCAAGGACTTCCCCATCCTGGACCGCCGGGTCCACGACGGTAAGAAGCTCGTGTACCTGGACAACGCGGCGACCTCGCAGAAGCCGCGCCAGGTACTGGACGCGCTCAGTGGCTACTACGAGAACTACAACGCCAACGTCCACCGCGGTGTGCATGTGCTCGCGGAGGAGGCCACGGCGCTGTACGAGGGCGCGCGCGACAAGGTCGCCGCGTTCGTCAACGCGCCGAGCCGCGACGAGGTGATCTTCACCAAGAACGCCTCGGAGTCGCTCAACCTCGTGGCCAACATGCTCGGCTGGGCCGACGAGCCCTACCGGGTCGACCACGAGACCGAGATCGTCATCACGGAGATGGAGCACCACTCCAACATCGTGCCGTGGCAGCTGCTCGCGCAGCGCACCGGCGCGAAGCTGAAGTGGTTCGGCCTCACCGACGACGGCCGGCTCGACCTGTCCAACATCGACGAGATCATCACGGAGAAGACGAAGATCGTCTCCTTCGTGCTGGTGTCGAACATCCTGGGCACGGTCAACCCGGTCGAGGCGATAGTGCGCCGTGCGCAGGAGGTCGGCGCGCTCGTCTGCATCGACGCCTCCCAGGCCGCCCCGCACATGCCGCTGGACGTACAGGCCCTCCAGGCCGACTTCGTGGCCTTCACCGGCCACAAGATGTGCGGCCCGACCGGCATCGGCGTCCTCTGGGGCCGCCAGGAGCTGCTGGAGGACCTGCCGCCGTTCCTGGGCGGCGGCGAGATGATCGAGACGGTGTCGATGCACTCGTCGACATACGCTCCCGCCCCGCACAAGTTCGAGGCGGGCACCCCGCCGATCGCCCAGGCGGTCGGTCTCGGTGCGGCGATCGACTACCTGAGCGCGATCGGCATGGACAAGATCCTCGCCCACGAGCACGCGCTCACCGAGTACGCGGTGAAGCGGTTCGCCGAGGTCCCGGGCCTGCGCATCATCGGCCCGACGACCGCCGAGGACCGCGGCGCGGCGATCTCGTTCACACTGGGTGACATCCACCCGCACGACGTGGGCCAGGTCCTCGACGAACAGGGCATCGCCGTCCGGGTCGGACACCACTGCGCACGGCCGGTCTGCCTGCGGTACGGAATTCCTGCGACCACACGAGCGTCGTTCTATCTGTACTCCACGCCGACCGAGATCGACGCTCTGGTCGACGGCCTGGAGCACGTACGGAACTTCTTCGGCTGA
- a CDS encoding WD40 repeat domain-containing protein has protein sequence MNVDELVRDTLREAAADTVSVPAGFADRVLAGRRRRRTRRIVVTAGLTAAVVAVAVAVPLLDGEDEAQPASRMNNSDIIAHADQSPPKDLIAAGDSVLAAFYVSKTVKQDNGDTLRTPTYGLLNQKTGKYEKTRKWAFLDVAPGSRTAAVLEQELPAKRIGLLDLITGKVDRWIPVDHGVGGVAFSPDGKKLVATTYSQNPDRYSLDHPQIVNGKKQPGPVDSRTGFSVVDLASGKSDWSEVPLPKDEFGWPAVNAREDFEWSHDGSLVYTHLMSKPFRQYYDLKGDETAAPANEKHLTYPEAGLSPDGKLAAGDFAGDGKEISVAVDDAMTGKRVTKLPAQQLLAWADNKRLIAWGCDPKKCSGKGEFRNQLLLVTIGTNKVVPLSDFRKASDDYPGRWNPIFSTR, from the coding sequence GTGAACGTCGACGAACTGGTGCGCGACACGCTCCGTGAGGCCGCGGCGGACACGGTGTCCGTCCCGGCGGGCTTCGCCGACCGGGTACTGGCCGGCAGGCGGCGGCGCCGGACCCGCAGGATCGTGGTCACCGCCGGCCTCACCGCCGCAGTGGTCGCCGTCGCGGTGGCCGTTCCGCTGCTCGACGGCGAGGACGAGGCACAGCCCGCGAGCCGGATGAACAACAGCGACATCATCGCCCACGCCGACCAGTCGCCCCCGAAGGACCTGATCGCGGCGGGGGACAGCGTGCTGGCCGCGTTCTACGTCAGCAAGACCGTCAAGCAGGACAACGGGGACACCCTGCGCACCCCCACCTACGGACTGCTGAACCAGAAGACCGGCAAGTACGAGAAGACCAGGAAGTGGGCCTTCCTGGACGTCGCCCCCGGTTCGCGCACCGCCGCCGTGCTGGAGCAGGAGCTGCCGGCCAAGCGCATCGGACTGCTCGACCTGATCACCGGCAAGGTGGACCGCTGGATCCCGGTCGACCACGGCGTCGGCGGCGTCGCCTTCTCGCCCGACGGCAAGAAGCTGGTCGCGACCACGTACTCGCAGAACCCCGACCGCTACTCGTTGGACCACCCGCAGATCGTCAACGGCAAGAAGCAGCCGGGGCCCGTCGACAGCAGGACCGGGTTCTCCGTCGTGGACCTGGCTTCCGGCAAGTCCGACTGGAGCGAAGTACCCCTGCCGAAGGACGAGTTCGGCTGGCCGGCCGTGAACGCTCGGGAGGACTTCGAGTGGAGCCATGACGGCTCGCTGGTCTACACGCACCTCATGTCGAAGCCCTTCCGTCAGTACTACGACCTGAAGGGCGACGAGACCGCCGCGCCCGCCAACGAGAAGCACCTCACCTACCCCGAGGCAGGGCTCTCGCCGGACGGGAAGCTCGCGGCCGGGGACTTCGCCGGAGACGGCAAGGAGATCTCTGTCGCGGTCGACGACGCGATGACCGGGAAGCGCGTCACCAAGCTGCCGGCGCAGCAGCTCCTCGCCTGGGCCGACAACAAGCGGCTCATCGCCTGGGGCTGCGATCCCAAGAAGTGCTCCGGCAAGGGCGAGTTCCGCAATCAGCTGCTGCTGGTGACCATCGGCACGAACAAGGTCGTGCCGCTCAGCGACTTCCGCAAGGCGAGCGACGACTATCCCGGCCGGTGGAACCCGATCTTCAGCACGCGTTAG
- a CDS encoding metal-sulfur cluster assembly factor: MSETIEMKPASEEEVREALYDVVDPELGIDVVNLGLIYGIHIDDANIATIDMTLTSAACPLTDVIEDQAKSATDGIVNELRINWVWMPPWGPDKITDDGRDQLRALGFNV, from the coding sequence ATGAGCGAGACCATCGAGATGAAGCCGGCCTCCGAAGAGGAAGTCCGTGAGGCGCTGTACGACGTGGTCGACCCCGAGCTGGGTATCGACGTGGTCAACCTCGGGCTGATCTACGGTATCCACATCGACGACGCGAACATCGCGACGATCGACATGACCCTGACGTCGGCGGCGTGTCCGCTCACCGACGTCATCGAGGACCAGGCCAAGTCCGCCACGGACGGCATCGTGAACGAGCTCCGCATCAACTGGGTGTGGATGCCGCCGTGGGGCCCGGACAAGATCACGGACGACGGCCGTGACCAGCTTCGTGCGCTGGGCTTCAACGTCTGA
- the dapA gene encoding 4-hydroxy-tetrahydrodipicolinate synthase → MTTTSPPYTRPQPHLRPRPRPFGRSLCAMVTPFTDEGLLDLDGAQRLAERLVSEGCDGLVLSGTTGESPTTTDAEKSALVRAVAEAVGDRASVVAGIGTADTRHSADLALEAEKAGADGLLVVTPYYSRPPQDAVEAHFRAIADASGLPLALYDIPGRTGTRIEPETMLRLAEHPRIVAVKDCAYDLLGTQKVLAGTELAYYTGCDEYVLALYAIGGAGYISTVANVTPRHFRSILDAFDGGDTDEAARLQRLTVPLTELMMASGLPGTVTTKALLGALGLPAGPVRAPLRPAGRGTVDGLLAAYEELAAYAAPAGTR, encoded by the coding sequence ATGACCACGACCTCACCCCCGTACACCCGCCCTCAGCCCCATCTCCGTCCCCGCCCCCGCCCCTTCGGCCGCTCCCTCTGCGCGATGGTCACGCCCTTCACCGACGAGGGACTGCTCGACCTGGACGGCGCCCAACGGCTGGCCGAGCGGCTGGTCTCCGAGGGCTGCGACGGACTGGTGCTGTCCGGGACCACCGGGGAGTCACCGACCACGACGGACGCCGAGAAGTCCGCGCTGGTGCGGGCGGTGGCCGAGGCCGTCGGGGACCGCGCCTCGGTCGTCGCGGGTATCGGGACAGCCGACACCCGCCACTCCGCCGATCTCGCGCTTGAGGCCGAAAAGGCCGGCGCGGACGGCCTGTTGGTCGTCACGCCGTACTACAGCAGGCCGCCTCAGGACGCCGTCGAGGCGCATTTCCGGGCGATCGCGGACGCCTCCGGACTGCCGCTCGCGCTGTACGACATCCCGGGCCGCACCGGTACCCGTATCGAACCGGAGACGATGCTGCGGCTCGCCGAGCACCCCCGGATCGTGGCGGTGAAGGACTGCGCCTACGACCTGCTCGGCACCCAGAAGGTGCTGGCCGGGACGGAGCTGGCGTACTACACGGGCTGCGACGAGTACGTACTGGCGCTGTACGCGATCGGTGGTGCCGGATACATCAGCACGGTGGCCAATGTGACCCCACGTCACTTCCGGTCGATCCTCGACGCGTTCGACGGCGGCGACACGGACGAGGCGGCCCGCCTCCAGCGACTCACCGTCCCCCTGACGGAGTTGATGATGGCGTCCGGACTGCCCGGCACGGTCACGACGAAGGCCCTGCTGGGCGCGCTGGGCCTGCCGGCCGGCCCGGTCCGGGCACCGCTGCGGCCCGCCGGCCGTGGGACGGTCGACGGGCTGCTGGCGGCGTACGAGGAACTGGCGGCGTACGCCGCGCCGGCCGGTACGCGCTAA
- the dapD gene encoding 2,3,4,5-tetrahydropyridine-2,6-dicarboxylate N-succinyltransferase, whose translation MTDTTAVRTTGAVAAGLATIATDGTVLDTWFPAPELVAEPGPSGSERLPAERAVELLGEGAVKAIGPDARRGVEVVAVRTVIASLDEKPVDAHDAYLRLHLLSHRLVKPHGQSLDGLFAHLANVAWTSLGPVAVDDVEKVRLNARAEGLHLAVTSIDKFPRMTDYVAPKGVRIADADRVRLGAHLAEGTTVMHEGFVNFNAGTLGTSMVEGRISAGVVVGDGSDIGGGASTMGTLSGGGNVRITIGERCLIGAEAGVGIALGDECVVEAGLYVTAGTRVTMPDGQIVKARELSGASNILFRRNSVTGKVEARPNNAVWGGLNEVLHSHN comes from the coding sequence ATGACCGACACGACTGCTGTACGCACCACCGGCGCCGTCGCCGCCGGGCTCGCCACGATCGCCACCGACGGCACCGTCCTCGACACGTGGTTCCCGGCCCCCGAACTGGTCGCCGAGCCCGGCCCCTCCGGCTCCGAGCGGCTGCCCGCCGAACGCGCGGTGGAACTGCTCGGCGAAGGTGCCGTGAAAGCGATCGGCCCGGACGCCCGCCGGGGCGTCGAGGTGGTCGCGGTCCGCACGGTCATCGCCTCGCTCGACGAGAAGCCGGTCGACGCGCACGACGCGTACCTGCGTCTGCACCTGCTCTCGCACCGGCTGGTGAAGCCCCACGGGCAGAGCCTGGACGGGCTGTTCGCCCACCTCGCCAACGTCGCCTGGACCTCGCTCGGACCGGTGGCCGTGGACGACGTGGAGAAGGTCCGGCTGAACGCCCGCGCCGAGGGTCTCCACCTCGCTGTGACGTCCATCGACAAGTTCCCGCGCATGACGGACTACGTGGCGCCCAAGGGTGTCCGTATCGCCGACGCCGACCGGGTGCGCCTCGGGGCGCACCTCGCCGAGGGCACCACGGTCATGCACGAGGGCTTCGTGAACTTCAACGCCGGCACGCTCGGTACGTCGATGGTCGAGGGCCGGATCTCGGCCGGTGTCGTGGTCGGCGACGGGTCGGACATCGGTGGCGGTGCCTCCACCATGGGGACGCTGTCGGGTGGCGGCAACGTCCGGATCACCATCGGTGAGCGGTGCCTGATCGGTGCGGAGGCGGGTGTCGGTATCGCCCTCGGGGACGAGTGTGTGGTCGAGGCCGGGCTGTACGTCACCGCCGGGACGCGGGTGACGATGCCCGACGGGCAGATCGTCAAGGCGCGTGAGCTGTCCGGGGCCTCGAACATCCTCTTCCGTCGGAACTCGGTCACCGGGAAGGTGGAGGCTCGTCCGAACAACGCGGTGTGGGGTGGGCTGAACGAGGTTCTCCACAGTCACAACTGA
- a CDS encoding DUF3618 domain-containing protein encodes MKDANDPVEIGGASHEPAAGAEGPEELRRRIEQTRNQLGETVEELAAKADVRGRARARGAELKDKASEAGHTVQGKAAQAGHVVQDKATEAGHVVQDKAVQAGHVVQDKAARAGHVVQERVPQPVRNAATAVVQAGLRNPKPVLIAGVGAVVAVGLLRRRHNGHR; translated from the coding sequence ATGAAGGACGCGAATGATCCGGTGGAGATCGGCGGGGCTTCGCACGAGCCCGCCGCCGGGGCCGAGGGGCCGGAGGAGCTGCGCCGCCGGATCGAGCAGACGCGCAATCAACTCGGCGAAACGGTCGAGGAGCTGGCGGCGAAGGCCGACGTACGGGGCCGTGCGCGGGCCCGGGGTGCCGAGCTGAAGGACAAGGCGTCCGAGGCCGGTCACACCGTCCAGGGCAAGGCGGCTCAGGCCGGCCACGTCGTACAGGACAAGGCCACCGAGGCGGGCCACGTCGTGCAGGACAAGGCGGTGCAGGCCGGCCATGTGGTGCAGGACAAGGCGGCCCGGGCGGGCCATGTCGTCCAGGAACGGGTGCCTCAGCCGGTGCGCAACGCCGCGACCGCGGTCGTCCAGGCCGGACTGCGCAACCCCAAGCCCGTACTGATCGCCGGGGTCGGAGCGGTGGTCGCGGTCGGACTGCTGCGGCGGCGCCACAACGGCCACCGCTGA